The DNA segment TTCTTTTTTGCCCGTATCTTTGAGTAGCCAAACGGGGGTTAGAAATTACGTAAGACCAAACAATACGCTGCAAAAACTTAAGCTCCTCTTCTTTGGCTCGGTCGTATTGTAAGTAACCGCGATCGCCATACTCTGTAGTCAGACTTACCGAATGAATATAATTTTGAATTAACTGGGAACTAATCCTTTTTATCTGAGCTTTTTGCTCGAACGAACCAGGTCGATATTGTCCTTTAAGATTATAGGTAGCATCGAGAAAATTTTGAAAGCGATCGGGATTTTGTTTGACTGCTTTGGCAACATAGTTATGAGAAGATTCTCGCAGCCACTCAGTAATAAATCTATTTAATTCATCTCGGTCGGTTGCTAATAATTCTAAAGGAATTAAACCAGCTAAATAAAAATCTTCCAGGTCATGGACGCTATAGGTAATGTCGTCAGCAAAGTCCATAATGCTGGCTTCGATGGTTTGGCGTTTGTTTTGGTCTGGTCGGACAAATAGAAAAGCTGCTTTATCGAGATCGTATATAGAATATTTGCGCTGTTGTTTCGACCGAGGAATTAGCGATCGCATCCAGGGATATTTGCAAACTGCATTGAGAGTTGCCCTGGTTAAATTCAAACCATAATAATCGATCCGATGAATTGCCAGGCGGGTCAAAATGCGAAACGATTGAGCGTTACCTTCAAAACCATCGGCTAAACCTGCCTCTCTAGCACAGCGGTCTAATTCTTCTTCGGCAGTGTGTCCAAAAGGAGGATGTCCGAGATCGTGTCCTAATGCACCTGCTTCTACCACATCGGGAGCGACACCGCCAACGTCCGCAGCTATATCTGGCTGTTGGACTAGCAATTTTTCAGACAGTCTTCTGGCAACTTGAGCTACTTTTAAAGAATGA comes from the Myxosarcina sp. GI1 genome and includes:
- a CDS encoding deoxyguanosinetriphosphate triphosphohydrolase family protein; the protein is MLSREERQHSLFSDRGHKPGDSRQAFQIDRDRILYSSAFRRLAQVTQVVSAQEGHVFHNRLTHSLKVAQVARRLSEKLLVQQPDIAADVGGVAPDVVEAGALGHDLGHPPFGHTAEEELDRCAREAGLADGFEGNAQSFRILTRLAIHRIDYYGLNLTRATLNAVCKYPWMRSLIPRSKQQRKYSIYDLDKAAFLFVRPDQNKRQTIEASIMDFADDITYSVHDLEDFYLAGLIPLELLATDRDELNRFITEWLRESSHNYVAKAVKQNPDRFQNFLDATYNLKGQYRPGSFEQKAQIKRISSQLIQNYIHSVSLTTEYGDRGYLQYDRAKEEELKFLQRIVWSYVISNPRLATQRYGQKRIIRTLFEIYLEAIQARDLSFIPARFVREYLDLESRATNGEDIKLEKTRMAVDIVAGLSEAEAVLQYRRLTGINQGSFLDYWE